From the genome of Miscanthus floridulus cultivar M001 chromosome 10, ASM1932011v1, whole genome shotgun sequence, one region includes:
- the LOC136486637 gene encoding cysteine-rich receptor-like protein kinase 5 — protein MATGASGDGKPSLLSTLPKQLPADFLKEITDGFSAGRKLGQGAFGIVYKGFLQDGQAIAVKKLSDNSPVATEKQFKNEVGNLMAIQHENIVRLYGYCHEAQKKVIEHNGRYILVDVVESMLCYEYAPNGNLDKWIFDMSSRPPWATCFKIIKGICQGLYFLHKGTDRPIVHLDLQPANILLDDNMVPKIADFGLSRLFGEEQTRINTINVVGAKGYMAPEYLYRGEISTRSDIYSLGVLIMEITTGQKNSSHDKDMSGRDFVDQVRQTWTDELIASKYSSLDADSLQQVKTCIETGLKCVDIDQKKRPSIVEIVDKLDGKHAH, from the exons ATGGCCACTGGCGCCAGCGGAGATGGCAAGCCTAGTCTTCTGAGTACTTTACCGAAGCAACTACCAGCGGATTTTCTGAAAGAAATTACGGATGGGTTCTCTGCTGGCCGAAAACTGGGTCAAGGTGCATTTGGAATTGTTTACAAG GGATTCCTGCAAGATGGGCAAGCCATTGCTGTGAAGAAGCTCTCAGATAATTCCCCAGTGGCAACTGAAAAACAGTTCAAGAATGAGGTTGGGAACCTTATGGCCATCCAGCATGAGAATATAGTGAGGTTGTATGGCTACTGCCATGAAGCGCAGAAGAAAGTGATAGAGCACAATGGAAGATACATTCTTGTGGATGTGGTTGAGAGCATGCTCTGCTACGAATACGCGCCCAATGGAAACCTCGACAAGTGGATTTTTG ATATGTCTTCTAGGCCTCCTTGGGCCACATGCTTCAAAATAATCAAGGGCATCTGCCAGGGTTTATATTTCCTACATAAGGGAACGGATAGGCCTATTGTTCATCTGGACCTTCAGCCTGCCAACATATTGTTGGATGATAACATGGTGCCAAAAATTGCGGATTTCGGCCTGTCAAGACTCTTTGGTGAAGAACAAACCCGAATAAACACAATAAATGTTGTGGGAGCAAA AGGGTATATGGCTCCAGAATATCTGTACAGAGGAGAAATCTCAACCCGGTCTGACATATACAGCTTAGGCGTACTAATCATGGAGATCACAACTGGACAGAAGAACTCTTCGCATGACAAAGACATGTCTGGAAGGGACTTTGTAGATCAG GTTCGTCAAACATGGACAGATGAGCTCATAGCATCCAAGTACTCATCACTAGATGCAGACAGCCTCCAGCAAGTAAAAACATGCATTGAAActgggctaaaatgtgtggatatCGATCAGAAGAAGAGACCTTCTATAGTTGAAATTGTTGACAAGCTCGATGGAAAGCATGCTCACTGA